A stretch of the Metopolophium dirhodum isolate CAU chromosome 8, ASM1992520v1, whole genome shotgun sequence genome encodes the following:
- the LOC132950691 gene encoding uncharacterized protein LOC132950691: MIAMQLSQNNNGSPDNCNINCENNDDNINNISVTNSVGSINENNINNNENLDEPQVPWRRREMSAFTYVKLIGYKNNSHVIIGNMNLKCNYCRALKWSKEPAGFCCSGGKVVLEDIANPPEPLKSLLNFSHNNSKHFFDMIRVYNSAFQMTSFGAKEIRHGNFMPTFKVQGQVYHLAGSLLPTGTEEPKFLQIYFMGDSENEVKRRLSIAPNTDKQILYDLQYMLHRNNSYIRSFKSALDLMPSNLDEFKIVIRADRKPQAEHRGRYNTPQTDEVAILIVGQEFSKRDIVLRARDDTLTRNGYSIDVSQVNPITKIPLNKMVSAMDFYSYRLQVRENSNNILKYGKLLNQYIVDMYAKIETERLQYLRANQTRLRTEIYTDLQDAMQADGNPDQIGQRVILPSSFVGGPRYMQQRKQDAMVYVRNYGRPDLFITMTCNPQWPDIQSCLFTNQIPADRNDIIARVFNLKVKKLID; the protein is encoded by the exons ATGATAGCTATGCA ATTAAGTCAAAATAACAATGGCTCGCCAGATAACTGCAATATTAACTGcgaaaataatgatgataatataaataatatatctgttaCCAATAGTGTTGGTagtattaatgaaaacaatattaataacaacgaaAATTTAGATGAACCACAAGTTCCATGGCGTCGCCGTGAAATGTCGGCATTTacttatgttaaattaataggttataaaaataattctcacGTTATCATtggaaatatgaatttaaaatgtaattattgtcgTGCATTGAAATGGTCCAAAGAGCCTGCAGGTTTTTGTTGTTCAGGAGGAAAAGTTGTTTTGGAAGACATTGCTAATCCACCTGAACCATTAAAAAGTCTCTTAAATTTTTCTcacaataattcaaaacatttttttgacatgATACGTGTTTATAATTCGGCTTTTCAAATGACATCGTTTGGTGCAAAAGAAATTAGACATGGAAATTTCATgccaacatttaaagttcaaggcCAAGTCTATCATTTGGCTGGTTCTTTATTACCCACCGGTACTGAAGAACCAAAGTTTTTACAGATATATTTTATGGGTGACTCAGAGAATGAAGTGAAAAGGCGTTTGTCTATTGCTCCCAATAcagataaacaaatattatatgatttgcaATATATGTTGCATAGAAATAATTCGTACATTCGTAGTTTTAAGAGTGCACTCGATTTGATGCCGTCCAATCTAGATGAATTTAAGATTGTTATTAGGGCCGACAGAAAACCACAAGCAGAGCATCGTGGTCGATATAATACTCCTCAAACTGATGAAGTAGCCATATTAATTGTCGGCCAAGAATTTTCAAAGAGAGATATTGTATTAAGAGCTCGAGATGATACATTAACACGC AATGGTTATTCTATTGATGTTTCGCAAGTTAATCCAATTACAAAAATTCCTCTTAATAAAATGGTTTCCGCCATGGACTTTTACTCTTATAGACTTCAAGTCAgagaaaattctaataatatacttaaatacggTAAACTTTTGAATCAATATATTGTCGATATGTACGCGAAAATTGAAACTGAACGGCTTCAATATCTAAGAGCAAATCAAACTAGATTACGAACTGAAATTTACACTGACCTTCAAGATGCAATGCAAGCTGACGGAAACCCAGATCAAATTGGCCAGAGAGTGATTTTACCATCTTCATTTGTTGGTGGTCCACGCTACATGCAGCAACGTAAACAAGATGCCATGGTGTACGTACGAAATTATGGACGCCCAGATCTTTTTATTACGATGACGTGCAATCCTCAATGGCCAGATattcaatcatgtttatttaCTAATCAAATACCTGCTGACCGGAATGATATTATCGCACGCGTTTTCAATTTGAAAGTGAAAAAACTTATAGATtaa
- the LOC132950690 gene encoding craniofacial development protein 2-like, with protein sequence MKEITDLRIGTWNVRSLFRTGALTTSLSCLERYEMDITAIQEVRWTSSGNLKSQGMTLFYSGEDKHERGVGFIIKDNLLPQITNFKPINDRLCYIELKCKWHNLILINCYSPTEDKNEEIKNEFYDSLDMLYDSLPADKPKIVIGDFNAKIGKETIYKPTIGSESLHEESNDNGYKLISFAAARNMTISSTCFPHKNIHKQTWISPCGYVRNQIDHIIVDSRIKSCIKDVRSMRGSSAMSDHLLVGAKINIRISTEWRKKQKHKEKIDRDALKTSTAKVYQEKLMSKIQNIQERPNISEIWKEVEQTVKKQGKCGSMKNVKEPYMKKIEPA encoded by the coding sequence ATGAAAGAGATAACGGACTTACGAATTGGAACCTGGAACGTGCGATCTTTGTTTAGGACTGGAGCTTTGACGACATCTCTATCGTGTCTTGAGCGATACGAGATGGATATAACTGCTATTCAAGAAGTAAGATGGACGAGTTCAGGGAACTTGAAGTCTCAAGGAATGACTCTGTTTTACAGCGGTGAGGACAAACACGAACGAGGTGTAGGGTTTATAATTAAAGACAATTTACTAccacaaattacaaatttcaaacctATAAATGACCGTCTATGTTACATAGAACTTAAATGTAAGTGGCACAATCTGATCCTAATTAACTGTTATTCACCCACTGAAGATAAAAATGAGGAGATAAAAAATGAATTCTATGATAGTTTAGACATGCTATACGATTCTTTACCAGCTGATAAACCGAAAATAGTGATCGGAGATTTTAATGCAAAAATTGGAAAGGAAACGATATATAAACCAACAATTGGATCTGAAAGCTTACATGAAGAATCTAACGATAATGGCTATAAGTTAATCTCATTTGCAGCTGCTAGGAATATGACTATAAGTTCCACATGTTTCCCGCACAAGAACATTCATAAACAAACATGGATTTCTCCATGTGGATATGTAAGAAACCAAATAGACCACATAATAGTTGATTCACGGATTAAGTCTTGTATAAAAGATGTAAGAAGCATGAGAGGGAGTAGTGCTATGTCAGATCATTTGCTCGTAGgagcaaaaataaatatcagaaTATCAACAGAGTGGCGAAAGAAACAGAAACATAAAGAGAAAATAGATAGAGATGCACTGAAAACATCAACAGCTAAAGTATATCAAGAAAAGTTAATGTCGAAAATACAGAATATACAAGAAAGACCAAATATAAGTGAAATATGGAAAGAAGTAGAACAAACAGTAAAAAAACAAGGAAAATGTGGTTCAATGAAGAATGTAAAAGAGCCTTACATGAAAAAGATAGAGCCCGCATGA